One Methanobacterium formicicum DSM 3637 genomic window, ATGGTTGAACAGGCTCGTTTAGCTACTTCTGGGTCATCATACCAACTTTCTGGCATTATTTCTGTGAATCTGTCCAGATCGAAGTTTTCCCGGTCACCATATAATATATCAGTGGCGAGTGTTGGTGCGTTTGTTACACCTAATCCTTCTGGGAATCCTTTGTCTGCAACTAAACCAATGATTAACTCGACGTGAGCATCTAATTTTGGTTTGAGTTGTTTACATCGGGCATATAGCCTTTTTCTTGCAACTTCACTTATGTTATCAGCCATTCCACCGATCCTTACATCGGATGGGTGTATTCCTTCCCCAGCTACAGTTTCCACCACAGACTGGGCGGTTTTTCTGATTTCAGATACTGATTCTACTGCGGTAGTGAACAGATTTTCTGGTACAACATCAGGAGCTATAAGGAACTGGTGTATAGCGTGGCTGTTTACGTGATGAGCAGCAAGAGTAAGTTCTCTTAGCTGTCTAGCTGCTTTTGGTATTTCTATACCTAATGAATCATCCATAGCTTCTACTGAAGCAAGGGTGTGAGGTATTGGACATACACCACAGATCCTCTGCACCATTACTGGTGCGGATTCTGGGGCTTTACCTGTTACCATCTTTTCTAAACCTCTAACAGGAGTAATACTGAAGTATCGGCCTTTGGTTACTATTCCTTCATCATCTACTTCCATGACCAACTCTGCGTGTCCTTCCTGTCGTGAGGTTGGCGATATAACTATTTTTTCGCTCAAATGTATCACCTCTTAGTTTTTATAAGAACATCATTATCTCTAACTTTTAAATAATATTATAAGCTTTTCTTTAAAAATCAAAATGAAAAATTTAAATAGCAGTATATACTTAACTATAAGCTCCTATAAAAATCAGAAAAAAATATATATAATATTTTATGGGTGGTTCTTTTTATTGGAAGAAATTATGGGATTAAAAAACCAATATAACGAAAACATAAGAATTAAATCTTCAAAATCTTAATATACGATTATATTCTTAATATAAGATCAAGGAATATATTAAGAGAAAATATAAATTCTTCAACTGAGAATAAAAAATTGGTCTTAAGTATATTATACCCATAGTAAAAATAACCTAAAAGAGGTGAGCTGATGATAGACTCCAAAATTCTGGTATCGGTGGTTATAGTCCTTTTAATTGGTGTGGCTGCCGCGGGTTACCAGATATCCACCCAGACTCCAGGACTATGGCAACCAGTAACATCAACCAGTGCGGATACAAGCCAACAATCAAGTTCAACCACTGGAACTGATTCTGGAAACCAGCAAAGTTCTGCATCCAGTGTTTCAACATCTTCCAGTCAGAAATCAACTGCATCAGGAAGTGATACTACCGTGAAGATATCCTCTTCAGAAGCTAAATCCATTGCTTCAAAATACATTCTACAGGAAGGGGCAACTGCCGGAACTCCTAAACTGACTACTTACGGTAGCACCAAAGCTTATTTAGTACCAATTATAATGAATGGTAACCAAGTGGGAGAAATATACATAGATGCCCAAACTGGTAAAAACTTAGGCGGAGCTGGGGGTGTTTCGTAGATGGTAGAAATGGTGGAAACTGAAGTAGAATGCTGTAAAATAATATCTAAGGATGTTGAAAATGCAACAGTCATTGAAGGATCCCCTGAATTAGGGCTTATTGGTAACATAGTGGGATGGCTTCTAGTGGAAGAACTAAAAATGGAGGAAATTGGACATATTGAGTCTAAATACTTTCCACCTCTAGCAGTTCTCTACAAAGGAGTAGCTATACACCCATTCAGAATTTATGCTGCCGATAACCTGGTTCTATTCCTATCAGACTTCGTGGTTCCACCAAATGTTACCTACGATATGACCAATGTCATAGTTGAATGGATGAAGCGAAATAACAGTAAAGAGCTCATCACCCTGAATAGCATTGCAGTCAGGCAGAAAACCAACGGAGTTGCAGCTGCTGCCAATTCTCTTGAAGGGTTAAAACTGTTAGGAGACCTTGATCTTCCTATACTTCCATTTGGAAACATAAACGGACTATCTGGAACCCTGTTAACCCGTACCATGACCAGTGATATTCCTGCCTCATGTCTGTTTGCCGAGGTATTAAATCAGTATCCTGATCCCCGTGCAGCTGCAAGTGTAGTGGATGTTTTAAATAGGATGTTGAACATAGAGGTTAACTCCGAGCCACTTTTGAAAGAAGCCGAAGAAATCGAGTCAAGACTTAAAGAACTGGCTCAAGCGGTTCAGGGCGAAGGAGAATCACCTGCATACAGTTAAATTCATACGGGCCCGTAGCCTAGTTGGATAGGGCGTCGGACTTCTAATCCGAAGGTCCCGGGTTCAAATCCCGGCGGGTCCGTTACTTGTACCCTTTTTAAATATAATATCAAAACAGGCAGGATATTGTAAAAGTACTGTAAAAATATAAAATTATAGTGAAATAAAAAAAATAATTAAATTGGATTGCTTAATAATTCAACATGGGCCCGTAGCCTAGCCAGGATAGGGCATCAGACTCCTAATCTGAGGGTCCCGGGTTCAAATCCCGGCGGGTCCGTTATTTTCATATAATTTTTTATATACTTATTTTTTTAAAGTTATTAAACATATTTAATGCACATGAATAATGAAAGCCTAATTAAAAATGCAAAAGAAGACGCCAAAGAATTATGTCTTTTCCAATTCCTTCATCTTATAAAATTAGGATTTATTTTTAATCATTGTATGGCCTTTAAAGTAGAAATGAAAGAATCTAAATATAATTTAAAGGCATATATAGAAGAAGATCAGGAAGGAGTTTATGAACTTGTTATTGATGAGGATAGTGCTCCATTATTCAAAAAACAGACATTTAATGAACTTTATATCATATCGGGAGTCTCAATATTTGAAAAATGTTGTAAAGATTGGTTTAAATGGGGTTTAAAATATAACCCGAAAAGGATTAAATTTTTTAACAAAAAAATTGAAATTCGCGAAATTATAGAATCAAATGATCCAAATGAAATTTTTATTAAAAAAATAACAGATAACATAAATTTTCAAAACGTTCAAATTTCTAGTGAATATTTTAAAAATGTCTTTGGATTAAACATATTTGAGAGTAGGGAAGAAAAATATTCTATGCAGAAATACATTGATCATAGACATATAATTTCACATAATTGTGGGTTTGCAGATTTTAATTACGTTAAAAAAACTGGAATCACTGAAGAACATATAGGCAACGTAATGGCTTTGACAGATAAAGATCTTGAAGAATTTAACAATCTGATTTATAATTTTATTACAAAAATAATTCTTAATTTTCCGCCAATAATTTATGATAAAATTTGATAAAAATTAAAGAAATTTCAATTTTACAGTTTTAACCCCAAACCCAATGAATAAAAAAAAGTTAATTGAAAAAAAATATTCAAACAACTATTAGTCCACAAAAAATGCTTTTATTCTGCCGGATTTCTGTTTAAAAATTGTGTCATTAAAGATACTAAAATGAAACCACCAATAATTGTTCCAAGAATCACCCATGAATAGTCCATAGCAATACCCATTATAATACACCTCAAATTTCTTTTTTTATTTTCAACATTTAAGTTGTGCCAACAGCTAAGTTAAGCATTATTTTAATAAAATTTGGTTAATCGAATTAACACTACATATCTTAAACTTGGATTAATCATCAGATTATAAAAACTTTTTCCATGACTTAATTGATCTAACCATGACTTAATTTTTATGGACTTATTGTGATCATTTACCAAGCTTTTAAAGTATTTCATATTTTTAAATATTTCCTATAATACATCTGCTAAAAAAAATGAATGAACAAAACTCTGCATTTATGAAAAGGAACAAAAATCATCATTTTCCACTAAAAGGGAAGAGTGAAAAATGACTGTGAAAAATCAATCTATAAAAAAGAGTCCAAAGAGGATTTTGTGGAATTTTCTTCGTTGAAAATTAATTCCC contains:
- the frhA gene encoding coenzyme F420 hydrogenase subunit alpha, with the translated sequence MSEKIVISPTSRQEGHAELVMEVDDEGIVTKGRYFSITPVRGLEKMVTGKAPESAPVMVQRICGVCPIPHTLASVEAMDDSLGIEIPKAARQLRELTLAAHHVNSHAIHQFLIAPDVVPENLFTTAVESVSEIRKTAQSVVETVAGEGIHPSDVRIGGMADNISEVARKRLYARCKQLKPKLDAHVELIIGLVADKGFPEGLGVTNAPTLATDILYGDRENFDLDRFTEIMPESWYDDPEVAKRACSTIPLYDGRNVEVGPRARASVYGGFTERGVVAQHVARALEMKTALSKCIDILGELDTSAPTMADFDVTGTNKLGVGAIEGPRGMDVHMAQVADGKTQFYSCLVPTTWNIPTMGPATEGFHHEFGPHVIRAYDPCLSCATHMIVVDDEDRSILKNEMVRI
- a CDS encoding PepSY domain-containing protein, coding for MIDSKILVSVVIVLLIGVAAAGYQISTQTPGLWQPVTSTSADTSQQSSSTTGTDSGNQQSSASSVSTSSSQKSTASGSDTTVKISSSEAKSIASKYILQEGATAGTPKLTTYGSTKAYLVPIIMNGNQVGEIYIDAQTGKNLGGAGGVS
- a CDS encoding proteasome assembly chaperone family protein, encoding MVEMVETEVECCKIISKDVENATVIEGSPELGLIGNIVGWLLVEELKMEEIGHIESKYFPPLAVLYKGVAIHPFRIYAADNLVLFLSDFVVPPNVTYDMTNVIVEWMKRNNSKELITLNSIAVRQKTNGVAAAANSLEGLKLLGDLDLPILPFGNINGLSGTLLTRTMTSDIPASCLFAEVLNQYPDPRAAASVVDVLNRMLNIEVNSEPLLKEAEEIESRLKELAQAVQGEGESPAYS